The following are encoded together in the Marinilabiliales bacterium genome:
- a CDS encoding DoxX family protein, giving the protein MPDKKTVTRIIVTAVRIAVGWHFLYEGLIKLFNPGWTSFGYLSNTSGFLSGFYHWLASDPVTLGIVDTLNVWGLILVGIALFTGLFVRAAAMGGFAMLALYYFAYPPFGPSMLWPTEGQLYIVDRNFIEAMVMLYFVFAAERGYGIDALRNLIASKLTRNIKEVSGEGTAAVQSRREILKNLATLPFLGALGFGTFRLRGRYDIDVLSGATIQIDRASLAELKGPLPKGKIGTHKISRLVLGGNLIGGWAHARDLIYASSLFRAYNTERKVYETLGLAENAGIDSINIGASSGPLMAKYKKMTGSRIKVITQVAPNMNNGDIYENINRAIDEGADILQIQGNWCDWLVRDNRLDVIVKMMDRIRGQGYTAGLGAHSDLALRVCEENGIIPDYYMVTMHHDNYWSAHPRENRIDFEVDGQRHAEHGRFHDNIFCLFPERAAEFVNRATVPVMGFKVLAAGAIRPEDGFRWAFENGSDFICVGMFDFQIVQDVNITIDVLNSMENRKRGWYA; this is encoded by the coding sequence ATGCCGGATAAAAAAACTGTTACCAGGATAATCGTAACCGCCGTGAGGATTGCCGTGGGCTGGCATTTCCTCTATGAGGGACTGATCAAGCTGTTCAACCCCGGATGGACATCATTCGGTTACCTTTCAAATACATCGGGATTTTTGTCGGGTTTCTACCACTGGCTGGCCTCAGACCCGGTAACTCTCGGAATCGTTGACACCCTTAATGTGTGGGGACTTATCCTGGTGGGCATCGCGCTGTTTACCGGACTGTTTGTGCGTGCAGCGGCCATGGGAGGATTTGCAATGCTTGCCCTTTACTATTTCGCCTATCCGCCATTCGGGCCTTCGATGCTGTGGCCCACGGAAGGACAGCTCTATATTGTCGACAGGAACTTTATCGAGGCGATGGTTATGCTCTATTTTGTTTTTGCAGCCGAAAGGGGATATGGCATTGATGCCCTGAGGAACCTGATTGCCTCAAAACTGACCCGCAATATTAAGGAGGTTTCCGGTGAAGGGACAGCTGCTGTGCAGTCCCGGCGCGAGATACTTAAAAACCTTGCTACACTGCCTTTCCTTGGTGCTCTGGGGTTTGGCACGTTCAGGCTCAGGGGCCGCTATGACATCGATGTGCTTTCAGGTGCAACAATCCAGATCGACAGGGCCTCGCTTGCCGAATTGAAAGGGCCCCTGCCAAAGGGGAAGATCGGAACGCACAAGATCAGCAGGCTTGTACTGGGCGGCAACCTGATTGGCGGCTGGGCACATGCCCGTGACCTGATATATGCCTCATCACTTTTCAGGGCGTACAATACAGAAAGAAAAGTTTATGAAACACTGGGTCTTGCAGAGAATGCCGGCATCGATTCCATCAACATCGGCGCTTCTTCGGGACCGCTGATGGCCAAATACAAGAAGATGACAGGCAGCAGGATAAAGGTCATTACCCAGGTGGCGCCAAACATGAATAACGGCGATATTTACGAAAACATTAACAGGGCCATTGACGAGGGTGCTGATATACTGCAGATACAGGGCAACTGGTGCGACTGGCTGGTACGCGACAACAGGCTTGATGTGATCGTTAAAATGATGGACAGGATAAGGGGTCAGGGATATACGGCGGGACTTGGCGCCCACAGTGATCTGGCGCTAAGGGTATGTGAGGAGAACGGAATCATTCCAGACTACTATATGGTTACCATGCACCATGATAACTACTGGTCAGCCCACCCCAGGGAGAACAGGATCGACTTTGAGGTTGACGGACAAAGGCACGCGGAACACGGCAGGTTTCACGACAACATCTTCTGCCTCTTCCCCGAAAGGGCCGCCGAATTTGTAAACCGGGCCACTGTGCCCGTAATGGGATTCAAGGTGCTTGCCGCCGGTGCAATACGGCCTGAAGACGGCTTCAGGTGGGCATTTGAGAATGGTTCAGACTTTATCTGTGTGGGTATGTTCGATTTCCAGATAGTACAGGATGTGAACATAACCATCGATGTGCTTAACAGCATGGAAAACAGGAAACGAGGCTGGTATGCATGA